The Garra rufa chromosome 18, GarRuf1.0, whole genome shotgun sequence genome window below encodes:
- the LOC141290765 gene encoding N-fatty-acyl-amino acid synthase/hydrolase PM20D1.1, translating into MNVCKMKTKINKKTILKFSGILLLILVLSVLILFAVVIGKTYTFKVDTELGQWENATTIHPSLSPEQKKQLLENFKVAVQIPTVSFSESEQNITALQEFNLLLKRVFPKVFSSSLVQHEMVGTYSHLFTVPGSEPDLMPYMLLAHIDVVPANEADGWDAPPFSAQEVDGFIYGRGTIDNKQSVMGILQALEYLLERGYTPRRTFYIGLGHDEEIHGAEGAMNIVKLLKSRGVKLLYVLDEGLTIMDGIVDGLTVPAALIGVSEKGQVTVKLSVNTPPGHSSMPPKESTIGILASAVTRLEKNRMPNLFGKGPERATFEHLAHKFSWPYRMVMSNLWLFSSMLSSVLEGQPDTNAFVRTTTAVTMFNSGVKINVMPAYAEAFANFRIHSSQTLQEVLKLIESTISDERVKVEFVDGFDPLPISSYEEDTFGYQIIKKTVLDAFPGVTSCPAICIGNTDSRHYTELSPDIYRFAPSWYKPGDSERFHGVNERIAIQNYEEIVLFYFQLMQNSDIRNVPAPHT; encoded by the exons ATGAACGTCTGCAAGATGAAGACCAAAATCAATAAgaagacaattttgaagttttcTGGAATACTGCTGTTAATCCTTGtactttcagttttaattttatttgctgTTGTGATCGGTAAGACATATACATTTAAAGTCGACACAGAACTTGGACAATGGGAAAATGCAACCACGATTCATCCCAGTTTAAGTCCAGAACAGAAAAAGCAGCTGCTGGAAAATTTTAAAG TGGCGGTTCAGATTCCCACAGTGTCGTTTTCAGAGTCGGAACAGAACATAACCGCCCTGCAAGAGTTTAACCTGCTGCTAAAGAGGG TCTTTCCAAAGGTCTTCTCATCCAGCTTGGTCCAACATGAGATGGTGGGAACCTACAGCCACCTTTTCACGGTACCAGGGAGCGAGCCTGATCTGATGCCGTACATGCTGCTGGCACACATTGATGTAGTGCCGGCCAATGAGGCGGATGGATGGGATGCTCCTCCTTTCTCTGCTCAAGAGGTTGACGGCTTCATTTATGGACGAGGAACCATTGACAACAAACAGTCTGTGATG GGGATCCTTCAAGCATTGGAATACCTGCTGGAACGAGGTTACACTCCTCGGAGAACCTTCTACATTGGTTTGGGTCACGATGAGGAG ATCCATGGCGCAGAAGGTGCTATGAATATTGTGAAGCTTCTGAAGAGTCGTGGGGTGAAGCTTCTGTATGTTTTGGATGAAGGTCTCACAATTATGGATGGCATCGTGGATGGCCTGACTGTACCTGCTGCCCT AATTGGTGTAAGTGAGAAAGGTCAGGTCACAGTAAAGCTGAGTGTTAACACTCCTCCAGGACATTCATCCATGCCGCCCAAAGAGAGCACTATTGGCATCTTGGCTTCAGCAGTTACAAG GTTGGAGAAGAACCGGATGCCCAATCTTTTTGGTAAGGGTCCTGAGCGTGCCACATTTGAGCATCTGGCACATAAG TTTAGCTGGCCATACAGAATGGTCATGTCTAATCTGTGGCTCTTCTCTTCGATGCTCAGCAG TGTTTTGGAAGGACAGCCTGACACAAATGCATTTGTGAGGACAACTACTGCCGTCACAATGTTTAATTCTGGTGTTAAG ATTAACGTAATGCCAGCATACGCTGAGGCCTTTGCCAATTTCCGCATTCACTCTTCCCAGACATTGCAAGAG GTTCTAAAGCTGATTGAATCCACCATATCCGACGAGCGTGTGAAGGTCGAGTTTGTTGATGGATTCGACCCACTGCCCATCAGCTCATATGAAGAAGATACATTCGGGTACCAGATCATAAAGAAAACAGTGCTTGACGCATTTCCTGGGGTCACTTCATGTCCTG CTATCTGCATTGGCAACACTGACAGCCGTCACTACACAGAACTGTCTCCTGATATTTATCGCTTTGCCCCATCATGGTACAAACCTGGTGATTCTGAGAG ATTCCATGGTGTGAATGAGAGAATTGCCATCCAGAACTATGAAGAGATTGTGCTGTTCTACTTTCAGCTCATGCAGAACAGTGACATCAGGAACGTGCCAGCACCTCACACCTAA
- the lemd1 gene encoding LEM domain-containing protein 1, translated as MPPVFVEDPVQLSKERLKSALIAHNVDLPPPESKKHAYVELYLKHVRTNSTDFSSDEEEDQINGSAEKEEAAEMVDLGLLTDDQLKAKLLQYGVKAGPIVASTRALYEKKMKRLLDSSAQASQHRVNGTRDAGHYSDSEEENGREENEDKDSESEQLRAETVSRTEPSKTASRGKIQHKPSDVSQNGSVSQSGSPYRSFSITQMVEEGSIENRFSPQSKQTEIERRSGQRSKQTVDSRALLDFMRLDKDTMTGRSLCLTSPSSHQKLTVTEPVIDVLSEMFPDTAKTPTGIFATKRRPIKGAAGRPVHFKYPEMPLLSPTTLERQEIQQRLVPLWVQIVVFLLVVCLLYLIYLSMEEPLSNPFTALLEGLQEAALISASDD; from the exons ATGCCGCCGGTGTTTGTGGAAGACCCTGTTCAGCTCTCCAAAGAGAGGCTGAAGTCGGCGCTCATAGCGCATAATGTGGATCTACCCCCACCGGAGAGCAAGAAACACGCTTATGTGGAGCTTTATCTCAAACATGTGAGGACAAACAGCACAGATTTCTCTAGTGATGAAGAGGAGGATCAAATCAATGGCAGC GCTGAGAAAGAAGAGGCAGCAGAAATGGTAGACCTGGGCTTACTGACTGATGATCAACTGAAAGCCAAACTGCTCCAGTATGGAGTTAAAGCTGGACCTATTGTAG CTTCCACTAGAGCTTTATATGAAAAGAAGATGAAAAGGCTGCTGGATTCTTCAGCACAAGCATCACAGCACAGGGTCAATGGCACAAGGGATGCAGGCCACTACTCAGACAGTGAGGAAGAGAATGGGAGGGAGGAAAACGAGGACAAGGACTCCG AGTCAGAGCAGCTTCGGGCTGAAACGGTGTCCCGGACAGAGCCCAGCAAAACAGCAAGCAGA GGAAAAATTCAGCACAAGCCTTCAGATGTCTCCCAGAATGGGTCTGTGAGTCAAAGTGGGTCCCCGTACAGATCCTTCAGCATCACTCAGATGGTTGAAGAGGGGAGT ATTGAGAACAGATTCAGTCCTCAGTCAAAACAAACAGAGATTGAGAGGCGATCTGGTCAGAGAAGCAAGCAGACGGTGGACAGCAGGGCCCTGCTG GACTTCATGAGACTGGATAAAGACACCATGACTGGCAGATCTCTTTGTTTAACATCTCCATCATCCCATCAGAAACTAACTGTCACA GAACCTGTGATCGATGTTCTTTCAGAGATGTTTCCTGACACTGCCAAAACCCCCACTGGAATCTT TGCTACAAAGAGACGACCTATAAAGGGAGCTGCAGGCCGCCCTGTGCATTTTAAATACCCTGAAATGCCACTACTGAGTCCCACTACACTGGAAAGGCAGGAGATTCAGCAGCGTCTGGTGCCTCTGTGGGTTCAGATCGTGGTCTTCCTCCTAGTCGTCTGCCTGCTGTACCTCATCTACTTATCCATGGAAGAGCCGCTCTCCAATCCTTTCACTGCTCTGCTCGAAGGTCTGCAAGAAGCTGCTCTTATATCTGCCTCAGATGACTAA